The DNA window TATGGAAACATTGCAGTTAGATGTGCCTGAACTGGATTAGAATCTGGGACACATCACAGCTTTAAGAATTGTTAGGCCTCATAATACACATGCACACTGGGTAATTGAAACTTAAagctacttataataatttttcttcatcatcattatcatgatcaacccatcgcagacACTGAATCTTGGGTCTTCTCAcaaaatgagaaggatttaagcCATTAACCACCATgctgaccaagtgtggattggcagacttcacacacctttgagaacaacatggagaactcttaagccatgcaggtttcgtgatgtttttcttcaccatttaattacttaaagacGGACATTACTccaaaaagtcagaggtgcgtgcctaggaacctgaataggaggcggaagtcttaaccactatgctataATTTATCTTATGCAAATTGTTTTATAAATTCACTCACATGTGTTCGAGTCTTCAGCCATGCCGAAGTTGGAATTCGACGAATCGTGCATCTTTTTCGGCGTCAAAGTGTTCTCCTTATTTTCCCGTTTCGCAGCATGCTTTTTCTTCTGTTCATTCGTGGATATTGGCACCCATTTGTATATTTTCATCGTTGTCTCCCCGATAGTCACCCACTTCTTCTCCCTAAAGCATATTTTACgtcattaatattattgtttaataCATAACAataatgtaagtaagtatataaattattgatgattaaaaaaatataacttaccAATGGCGAACTTTTTCAACTGCTTGCATGACTCTTTTGATATCATCTTTTACACGATTCCTAGTTTCTGCGCGCACCGAGCGAGACATTTTAATTAGCTTTACCTCTTTCACAAAGACTGa is part of the Maniola hyperantus chromosome 3, iAphHyp1.2, whole genome shotgun sequence genome and encodes:
- the BCL7-like gene encoding B-cell CLL/lymphoma 7 protein family member A, with product MSRSVRAETRNRVKDDIKRVMQAVEKVRHWEKKWVTIGETTMKIYKWVPISTNEQKKKHAAKRENKENTLTPKKMHDSSNSNFGMAEDSNTCFSTVSDSQGPTDFTSTHMNFSEDSNSQSSGTTTPAKRLKTD